From Sporosarcina sp. Te-1, the proteins below share one genomic window:
- the eutL gene encoding ethanolamine utilization microcompartment protein EutL, whose product MKIHADILSMQVIPNVNEELAKKFNLKPYQRSIGLVTTTIDDVGYTAIDEATKKTDVEVVYAKSFYAGAAHASGPLSGEFLGVIAGPSPEEVKSGLDSIRITIENDAYFEAINGNPDHALYAHTVSRTGSFLAEMAGIPVGQSLAYLIAPPLEAIVGLDAALKAADVTLCEFFAPPSETNFGGGLLTGSQSSCQAATDAFREAIQNMARNPLGY is encoded by the coding sequence ATGAAAATCCATGCTGACATATTGTCTATGCAAGTCATTCCGAATGTGAATGAAGAGCTTGCAAAGAAATTCAATCTGAAGCCGTATCAACGAAGCATCGGGCTTGTGACAACGACTATTGATGATGTCGGCTATACCGCGATTGACGAGGCAACGAAAAAGACCGATGTAGAAGTTGTGTATGCGAAAAGCTTCTATGCCGGAGCTGCACATGCATCAGGCCCCTTATCGGGTGAATTCCTCGGGGTCATCGCGGGCCCCTCTCCAGAAGAAGTGAAGAGCGGTTTGGATTCGATACGGATCACGATTGAAAATGACGCTTATTTTGAAGCGATCAATGGCAATCCGGATCATGCGCTTTATGCACATACCGTTTCGAGAACTGGCAGCTTTTTAGCGGAAATGGCGGGAATCCCGGTTGGACAGTCATTAGCCTATTTAATTGCCCCGCCGCTCGAAGCGATTGTCGGGTTGGATGCGGCCTTGAAGGCGGCGGATGTAACATTATGCGAGTTTTTTGCTCCCCCATCGGAAACGAACTTTGGCGGCGGTCTGCTGACCGGCAGCCAATCATCCTGCCAAGCGGCGACGGATGCGTTTCGGGAAGCAATTCAAAATATGGCGCGAAACCCACTAGGGTATTGA